A stretch of Methanobrevibacter sp. YE315 DNA encodes these proteins:
- a CDS encoding translation initiation factor IF-2 subunit beta, whose protein sequence is MDKYEDLLERAIDQLPPEVFEHKRFKIPKAYSDIQGNRTFIKNFKDVAEGLNRDPQHLLKFLMRELGTAGNIEGQRAILQGKFTHYLINERIEDYVDKYVICHECNRPDTRIIREGRIFLLKCAACGATAPLKSL, encoded by the coding sequence ATGGATAAATATGAAGATTTATTAGAAAGAGCAATAGACCAGTTACCTCCTGAAGTATTTGAACACAAAAGATTCAAAATTCCTAAAGCTTATTCAGATATCCAAGGTAATAGAACATTCATTAAAAACTTCAAAGATGTTGCAGAAGGTTTAAACAGAGACCCTCAACATTTATTAAAATTCTTAATGAGAGAATTAGGTACTGCAGGAAATATTGAAGGTCAAAGAGCAATATTGCAAGGTAAATTTACCCATTACTTAATTAATGAAAGAATTGAAGATTATGTAGACAAATACGTAATCTGCCATGAATGTAACAGACCAGATACAAGAATCATCAGAGAAGGTAGAATATTCTTACTTAAATGTGCTGCATGCGGTGCAACAGCGCCTTTAAAATCATTATAA
- the tmk gene encoding dTMP kinase, with the protein MYIVFEGIDGAGKSTQIRMLKEWLEANGFRVETLVEPTDSEVGKLIRKILEWPDAQTDDVQRILALLFAADRMLIMDKLEDESKIIISDRSFISSLAYQEPREWVEVLNKYAKKPDLLILLDLDVKKSVGRTSGKDTFENEKFLTGVKANYLKIAENYTHEIIDANNGVNKVSSDIKKAVAPYLGICPDCIQ; encoded by the coding sequence ATGTATATAGTATTTGAAGGAATCGACGGTGCTGGAAAATCAACTCAGATTAGAATGTTAAAGGAATGGTTAGAAGCTAACGGATTTAGAGTTGAAACATTAGTGGAACCAACTGATTCGGAAGTTGGAAAACTGATTAGGAAAATATTAGAATGGCCAGATGCTCAAACAGATGATGTTCAAAGAATTTTAGCCCTTCTTTTTGCAGCGGATAGGATGCTGATTATGGATAAATTGGAAGATGAATCAAAAATAATTATTTCAGACAGGTCATTTATTTCATCTCTCGCATATCAGGAACCTAGGGAATGGGTTGAAGTTTTAAACAAGTATGCTAAAAAACCAGATCTGTTGATTTTATTGGATTTGGATGTTAAAAAATCCGTAGGAAGAACCTCAGGCAAAGATACATTTGAAAATGAGAAATTTTTAACTGGGGTAAAGGCCAATTATTTAAAAATAGCTGAAAATTACACACATGAGATTATCGATGCAAATAATGGTGTAAATAAGGTTTCTTCAGATATTAAAAAGGCTGTAGCACCATATCTTGGAATATGTCCTGATTGCATACAATAA
- the mcm gene encoding minichromosome maintenance protein MCM: MNSTTKSQTSIAKFEEFFATSYKDDVFKILEKYPDERSLNVDYQSLEIFDPDLADLLIDKPEEVIEAAQIAIKNIDPLVKDADINIRFENLSNIIPLKTLLSKYIGTFVAADGIVRKTDEIRPRIETGVFECRGCMRLHEVEQTSASRIIEPSLCSECGGRSFRLLQEESKYIDTQTARMQEPLENLSGGTEPKQMLMILEDDLVDKLNPGDKVRITGTLKTFREERSGKFKNYIYVNHIEPLEQEFEELQLSEEDEEKILELSKDPHIYDKIIKSTAPSIKGYRKVKEAIALQLFGGSSKQLEDDTKLRGDIHILIVGDPGIGKSQILKYVSRLAPRSIYTSGKGTTGAGLTAAAVRDELGGWSLEAGALVLGDQGNVCVDELDKMRAEDRSALHEALEQQTVSIAKAGIMATLNSRCSVLAAANPKFGRFDSYKVLAEQIDLPAPIISRFDLIFVIEDKPSREGDSELADHILEIHKEKSIDYEIEPELLRKYIAYARKTVNPRLTDEANKVLKEFYVSTRNNNPEEQSAVPITARQLEAIIRLAEASAKIKLKDTVDKEDAEKAVELQLACLKEVGVDPETGEMDIDIIDGRPAKSDRDKIQRVTEEIALLEEEFAGSAPLEAIITNMNEKYNLSEEKVRSIVRNLQQKGIIYEPSTGYYRRLSS; this comes from the coding sequence ATGAATTCTACTACTAAATCACAAACATCAATTGCAAAATTTGAAGAATTTTTTGCAACATCATATAAGGATGATGTATTTAAAATACTTGAAAAATACCCGGATGAACGTTCACTTAACGTAGACTACCAATCATTAGAAATATTCGATCCGGACTTAGCAGATTTATTAATAGATAAACCTGAGGAAGTTATTGAAGCAGCCCAAATAGCTATCAAAAATATTGACCCGCTTGTAAAGGATGCGGACATCAATATTCGCTTTGAGAATCTTTCCAATATCATCCCATTAAAAACTCTATTAAGCAAATACATCGGCACATTTGTTGCAGCAGATGGAATCGTAAGAAAAACTGATGAAATAAGGCCCCGTATCGAAACTGGAGTTTTTGAATGTAGAGGGTGCATGAGGCTACACGAAGTCGAACAGACTTCAGCCAGCAGAATTATTGAACCTTCCTTATGTAGCGAATGCGGTGGACGATCATTCAGATTACTTCAAGAGGAGTCAAAATACATCGATACACAGACTGCAAGGATGCAAGAGCCTTTAGAAAATTTATCTGGAGGAACAGAACCTAAACAGATGTTGATGATTTTAGAAGATGATTTAGTAGACAAATTGAATCCTGGAGATAAAGTTAGAATTACAGGGACTTTAAAAACCTTCAGAGAGGAAAGAAGCGGCAAATTTAAAAATTACATTTATGTAAATCACATTGAACCATTAGAACAGGAATTCGAGGAACTGCAACTTTCCGAAGAAGATGAAGAAAAAATCCTTGAATTATCTAAAGACCCTCACATTTACGATAAGATTATAAAATCAACCGCCCCTTCAATTAAAGGTTATAGGAAAGTAAAAGAAGCTATTGCGCTTCAATTATTTGGAGGATCTTCAAAACAACTTGAAGACGACACAAAATTAAGAGGAGACATTCATATTCTGATTGTCGGGGACCCCGGTATTGGTAAGTCCCAAATTTTGAAATACGTTTCAAGATTGGCTCCAAGAAGTATCTATACAAGTGGTAAAGGTACTACCGGCGCAGGATTAACCGCCGCGGCTGTCAGAGACGAACTTGGAGGATGGTCTCTTGAAGCAGGTGCATTAGTTCTTGGGGACCAGGGTAACGTGTGTGTTGACGAACTGGATAAAATGAGGGCAGAAGACAGATCTGCACTTCACGAGGCATTAGAACAACAGACCGTAAGTATTGCAAAAGCAGGTATTATGGCAACTCTAAATTCAAGATGTTCTGTTCTTGCAGCTGCAAACCCTAAATTTGGAAGATTTGACAGCTACAAAGTGCTTGCCGAACAGATTGATTTGCCAGCTCCAATCATTTCTCGTTTTGATTTAATATTTGTTATTGAAGACAAGCCAAGCAGAGAAGGGGATTCAGAGTTAGCAGACCACATATTGGAAATACACAAAGAAAAATCTATCGATTATGAAATTGAGCCTGAATTGCTTAGAAAATACATTGCATATGCCCGTAAAACCGTCAATCCAAGACTGACCGATGAAGCCAACAAGGTATTGAAGGAATTCTATGTAAGCACCAGGAACAATAACCCTGAAGAACAGTCAGCAGTCCCTATTACTGCAAGACAACTTGAAGCAATCATTCGTTTAGCAGAAGCAAGTGCTAAAATCAAACTTAAAGATACTGTAGACAAAGAGGATGCTGAAAAGGCTGTTGAACTGCAGTTGGCATGTCTTAAAGAAGTTGGTGTCGACCCTGAAACCGGTGAAATGGATATTGACATCATTGATGGAAGACCAGCTAAATCCGATAGGGATAAAATACAAAGGGTTACTGAAGAGATTGCTCTTCTCGAAGAGGAATTCGCTGGAAGTGCACCTTTAGAAGCCATAATAACCAATATGAATGAAAAATATAATCTTAGTGAAGAAAAGGTTCGCAGCATTGTCCGCAACCTGCAACAAAAAGGAATAATCTACGAACCAAGTACAGGATACTATAGAAGATTATCTTCCTAA
- a CDS encoding metallophosphoesterase yields MKNMLIGLISDTHIPDRARILPQKVIDAFNGVDLILHAGDLTSTDVIDELEGIAPVFAVQGNMDRVNGIDLPKAKIIEIEGLKIGMVHGEVYPRADTQQLLYLAKELDADILVSGHSHQPKIEQKEGVLLLNPGSPVVPRLADRTVMLLEINNMEVDVEIVKIGSPVCSALDFDQYKRD; encoded by the coding sequence ATGAAAAATATGTTAATCGGATTAATTTCAGACACTCATATCCCAGACAGAGCAAGAATATTGCCCCAAAAAGTAATTGATGCATTTAATGGTGTCGACTTGATATTGCATGCTGGAGATTTGACTTCGACAGACGTTATTGATGAATTAGAAGGTATAGCTCCGGTTTTTGCAGTGCAGGGAAATATGGATAGGGTGAATGGAATTGACCTACCCAAAGCAAAAATTATCGAAATTGAAGGTTTAAAAATCGGAATGGTGCATGGAGAAGTATATCCAAGAGCAGATACACAGCAATTATTATATCTTGCAAAGGAATTGGATGCGGATATTCTAGTTTCAGGACATTCACATCAACCGAAAATAGAGCAAAAAGAAGGAGTTTTATTGCTTAATCCTGGAAGTCCAGTTGTGCCTAGGCTTGCGGACAGGACTGTAATGCTTCTTGAAATTAACAACATGGAAGTTGATGTTGAAATTGTAAAAATCGGATCTCCTGTATGTAGTGCACTCGATTTTGACCAGTACAAGAGGGATTGA
- a CDS encoding formate--phosphoribosylaminoimidazolecarboxamide ligase, translating to MGEVKKEDILDILAKYDKSEITIATLGSHTSLHILQGAKEEGFRTAIVCEKGREVPYQRFGVADEYIIVDEFKDIVNEDVQQKLRDMNAIVVPHGSFVAYAGLDNVEDKFNVPMFGNRDVLRWEAERDKERALLVEGNVRIPFKYSDPSEIDRPVMVKFPGARGGRGYFVASSTEEFDAKIEAMKARGWLEDSDVEAAHIEEYVSGCNYCIHYFYSALDDKVELMGMDTRYESSIDGFVRMPAKDQLDIDLSPSYVVTGNHPAVIRESLLPQVFDIADKLTESAKKLVAPGLNGPFCMQTLVNDNLEVICFEISARTDGGTNTFMDGSPYSYLTYGKPMSMGRRIALEIKNGIERDELEKIIT from the coding sequence ATGGGCGAAGTTAAAAAGGAAGACATTTTAGATATTTTGGCTAAATATGACAAAAGTGAAATAACAATAGCTACCCTCGGAAGCCACACTTCATTACACATTTTGCAAGGTGCAAAAGAAGAAGGATTTAGAACAGCTATTGTATGTGAAAAAGGTAGAGAAGTCCCTTATCAAAGATTTGGAGTCGCCGATGAATATATCATTGTCGATGAATTTAAAGACATTGTTAATGAGGATGTTCAACAAAAACTCAGAGATATGAATGCCATTGTTGTGCCTCACGGATCTTTTGTTGCATATGCTGGTTTGGATAATGTTGAAGATAAGTTCAATGTTCCTATGTTTGGAAATAGGGATGTACTTAGATGGGAAGCTGAAAGGGACAAAGAAAGAGCACTTCTTGTTGAAGGTAATGTAAGAATACCATTCAAATACAGTGACCCTTCAGAAATTGACAGGCCTGTAATGGTAAAATTCCCAGGTGCAAGAGGTGGAAGAGGTTACTTTGTTGCTTCATCTACTGAAGAATTTGATGCAAAAATTGAAGCTATGAAGGCACGTGGATGGTTAGAAGATAGTGATGTTGAAGCAGCCCACATTGAAGAATATGTTTCAGGTTGTAATTATTGTATACATTATTTCTACTCTGCATTAGATGACAAAGTGGAATTAATGGGTATGGATACAAGATATGAATCTAGTATTGATGGTTTTGTCAGAATGCCTGCTAAAGATCAATTAGACATTGATTTAAGCCCATCTTATGTTGTTACTGGTAACCACCCTGCTGTTATTCGTGAATCTTTACTTCCACAAGTATTTGATATTGCTGATAAATTAACTGAAAGTGCTAAAAAATTAGTTGCACCAGGATTAAACGGTCCTTTCTGTATGCAAACTTTGGTAAATGATAATTTAGAAGTAATCTGTTTCGAAATTAGTGCAAGAACTGACGGCGGAACAAACACATTCATGGATGGTTCTCCTTACTCCTACTTGACTTATGGTAAACCAATGAGTATGGGTAGAAGAATTGCTCTTGAAATCAAAAATGGAATAGAAAGAGACGAATTAGAAAAAATAATAACATAG
- a CDS encoding DUF5518 domain-containing protein, giving the protein MTKWSAVIVGFILAVIVKSFFAHYEFVGLLIVGFITGYIAQEGIVGGLWNAAVAGALGTIVCAILFIIIATFGGSAFGIFGGLTGFTVSGFTSIAIIISDLIYYAIVMGITGAFGGLIASKK; this is encoded by the coding sequence ATGACAAAATGGAGCGCTGTGATAGTAGGTTTTATACTTGCAGTAATAGTTAAATCATTTTTCGCACACTATGAATTTGTTGGATTATTGATTGTGGGATTCATTACTGGATACATTGCCCAAGAAGGCATAGTTGGTGGTTTGTGGAATGCTGCTGTTGCAGGAGCGTTAGGCACTATTGTCTGTGCCATATTGTTTATAATAATTGCAACTTTCGGAGGAAGCGCATTTGGCATTTTCGGAGGATTGACCGGATTTACCGTCTCCGGATTTACAAGCATAGCCATAATTATAAGTGACTTAATTTACTATGCTATAGTTATGGGAATAACCGGAGCATTTGGAGGATTAATAGCTTCTAAAAAATAA
- a CDS encoding RlmE family RNA methyltransferase, with translation MGSKWQMEKHNDPYYKKAKKEEYRSRASYKLKQLDKKYKIIKEGNTVVDLGAAPGGWSQVALEKVGEEGIVVGVDLNRFKRFHEENYYGIRGDFTTPEVQEKIMELIGGKAKVVMSDASPSLCGIKNIDQLRSIDLVNVVIEIAENILEEKGNLVMKVFQGPEYKNMLDSLKGKFRHVRTTKPASSRKKSSEMYVVGLEYMPNKKNRKRK, from the coding sequence GTGGGAAGCAAATGGCAAATGGAAAAGCATAATGATCCATATTATAAAAAAGCTAAAAAAGAAGAATACCGTTCAAGAGCATCATACAAACTTAAACAGCTGGATAAAAAATATAAAATCATAAAAGAAGGGAATACCGTCGTTGACCTTGGAGCAGCACCGGGCGGCTGGTCACAGGTAGCTTTAGAAAAAGTCGGCGAAGAAGGAATTGTAGTCGGAGTGGATTTGAACAGGTTTAAAAGATTCCATGAAGAAAACTATTATGGCATCAGAGGGGATTTCACAACACCTGAAGTTCAGGAAAAGATTATGGAATTGATTGGAGGAAAAGCAAAAGTTGTTATGTCCGACGCATCCCCATCACTATGCGGAATCAAAAACATCGACCAGCTCAGGTCAATTGATTTGGTGAATGTTGTAATTGAAATAGCTGAAAACATCTTAGAGGAAAAAGGAAATCTTGTCATGAAGGTATTCCAAGGCCCCGAATACAAAAACATGTTGGATTCTCTTAAAGGCAAGTTTAGACATGTCAGAACAACAAAACCTGCATCATCACGTAAAAAAAGTTCTGAAATGTATGTTGTTGGGCTTGAATATATGCCTAATAAAAAAAATAGAAAAAGAAAATAA
- a CDS encoding 60S ribosomal export protein NMD3, which yields MFCPECGSTDKKMVGNICIDCFLKDFQMIELPKRIEVQICSHCNSKLEEGKWSEENIPEEEIIYRALERNIKIADEVTNEIINLEIDQMKGTIAECYVEVIGEVEGTQIEETHESEVKILKTVCPTCSKLQSGYYESVIQFRADKREIKAEEYAKADEIVEKTLIKQSKSDKLAYCPQIAKLKEGYDYYIGSLKSGRKVAEALKENFGGIIKESPRLISEDKSTGKGLYRIWISVRIPEFEKEDIIKYEDKLIQVKGIDKNRVVGVDIKTNKQHHIPLKNMGDIELVKKANEIETTTVISKSPQIIQILDPVDYSAVDLEMKDEYSSYNVGDEVKIIQIDYYTYLLN from the coding sequence ATGTTTTGTCCTGAGTGTGGAAGTACTGATAAAAAGATGGTTGGAAACATTTGCATAGACTGCTTTTTAAAAGATTTCCAGATGATTGAACTGCCTAAAAGAATTGAAGTTCAAATCTGCAGCCATTGCAACAGCAAACTCGAAGAGGGAAAATGGAGCGAAGAAAACATCCCTGAAGAAGAAATCATTTACAGAGCACTCGAAAGAAACATAAAAATAGCTGATGAAGTGACAAACGAAATCATCAACCTTGAAATCGACCAAATGAAGGGAACAATAGCTGAATGTTATGTTGAAGTAATCGGCGAAGTTGAAGGGACACAAATCGAAGAAACTCATGAAAGCGAAGTCAAAATCCTTAAAACAGTTTGTCCTACATGCAGCAAATTACAATCAGGTTATTATGAGTCCGTGATTCAATTTAGAGCAGATAAAAGAGAAATAAAAGCCGAAGAATATGCAAAAGCTGATGAAATTGTTGAAAAAACCCTAATAAAACAATCAAAAAGTGATAAACTGGCATATTGTCCCCAAATTGCCAAACTTAAGGAAGGATACGATTATTATATCGGATCTTTAAAAAGCGGCAGGAAAGTTGCGGAAGCCTTGAAAGAAAACTTTGGAGGAATCATCAAGGAATCTCCAAGACTCATTAGTGAAGACAAATCCACCGGCAAAGGACTTTACAGAATTTGGATTTCAGTTAGAATCCCCGAATTCGAAAAAGAGGACATCATCAAATATGAAGATAAACTAATTCAAGTGAAAGGCATTGATAAAAATAGGGTTGTTGGAGTGGATATTAAAACAAACAAACAGCATCACATCCCATTAAAAAATATGGGGGATATTGAACTTGTTAAAAAAGCAAACGAAATAGAAACAACAACAGTTATTTCGAAATCTCCACAAATAATTCAAATATTGGACCCTGTTGATTATTCTGCTGTTGATTTGGAAATGAAAGATGAATATTCCAGCTATAATGTTGGCGATGAAGTTAAGATTATACAAATTGATTATTACACATATTTACTAAACTAA
- a CDS encoding tyrosine--tRNA ligase, with protein MNIEEKIQLIEEGTLEVIDTEELKDVLAKDGPIAYTGYEPSGKIHLGHAVTVQKLKQLQKLGFKIKILLADYHAFLNGKGTIEEIAETAEYNKRCFQALGLDETTEYVLGSSFQLEPDYTDKVYQLATMTTLKRARRSMDQVSRADDNPKVASVLYPIMQTVDMAALNVDVALGGMEQRKIQMLARENLEKIGENVPVCIHTPLLHGLDGDAKMSSSKGNYIAVDDSVEVITKKIKKSFCPQGEVEGNPMIEIAETFVFPNQDTLLIKRPEKFGGDIELTHDELIKDFSEGNLHPMDLKNGIKDFLIEFFAPVREYMEEN; from the coding sequence ATGAATATTGAAGAGAAAATTCAATTAATCGAAGAAGGAACCCTTGAAGTTATAGACACCGAAGAATTGAAAGATGTTCTTGCAAAAGACGGACCTATAGCTTATACCGGTTATGAACCTTCTGGAAAAATCCATTTAGGACATGCTGTAACCGTGCAAAAATTAAAACAACTGCAGAAATTAGGTTTTAAAATTAAAATCCTATTAGCAGACTATCATGCATTTTTAAATGGAAAAGGAACTATTGAAGAAATTGCTGAAACTGCTGAATACAACAAAAGATGTTTCCAGGCTCTTGGCCTTGATGAAACAACCGAATATGTTTTGGGTTCATCATTCCAGTTAGAACCTGATTATACTGACAAAGTTTATCAATTAGCTACCATGACTACATTAAAAAGAGCCAGAAGAAGTATGGATCAAGTAAGTCGTGCAGATGACAATCCAAAAGTGGCCAGTGTACTTTATCCAATTATGCAGACTGTAGATATGGCTGCTTTAAATGTAGATGTTGCACTTGGAGGAATGGAACAAAGAAAAATTCAAATGTTGGCACGTGAAAATTTGGAAAAAATCGGCGAAAATGTTCCTGTCTGCATTCACACCCCATTGTTGCATGGTCTTGACGGTGATGCGAAAATGTCTTCAAGCAAAGGAAACTACATTGCAGTTGATGATTCAGTTGAAGTGATTACCAAAAAAATCAAGAAAAGTTTCTGTCCTCAAGGAGAAGTTGAAGGAAATCCTATGATTGAGATTGCAGAAACCTTTGTTTTCCCAAATCAAGATACTTTACTTATCAAAAGACCTGAAAAATTCGGTGGAGACATCGAACTTACTCATGATGAGTTAATTAAAGACTTTAGTGAAGGTAATTTACACCCAATGGATTTAAAAAATGGAATAAAAGATTTCTTAATTGAATTCTTTGCTCCGGTAAGAGAATACATGGAGGAAAATTAA